A window of Primulina huaijiensis isolate GDHJ02 chromosome 9, ASM1229523v2, whole genome shotgun sequence contains these coding sequences:
- the LOC140984717 gene encoding putative cyclin-B3-1 isoform X5, translating into MVTAKGRLKQHANQPTRTHKMNNSGEVKDSKSFKVFTEAEKEQVCDSINDQTKGELIPPRSGGYLLNASGLKSGIGRLETCKRKLVKPVKINNGRKVLADISNSKGGFTKSEQAKNSSTEKSKFERMLYPQRDTGGLGKKKPISSEQHLRISEESEALRLPVKQAANENIKATSYEQRSKLQNLGSITATVRISARIPLHLTRKSLPIYKQGNLSETSGLTKKNPEMSEKFKGKHGFPVKSVVRRSTIPKPIILTKPPWGSRASDGFVMKASSAQTKVDARVVLPRKSVKTNPKFQRVLGTNKLKSGSVASSKKKQDKGSVSKVIPSSLEELVSKEDLCGGASDSDRTSTTIGKKKSYRRNSYTRLLMSVSKDAIPKIYDDRNHLEVAEYVNDIYQYYWVMEGQNPLMKNYMEIQKEITPQMRGILINWIIEVHTKFDLMEETLFLTVLLLDRFLSLEIIKKNEMQLVGLTALLLASKYEDFWHPRVADLISISAETYTRDQMLKMEKEMLRRLKFRLNEPTLYVFMLRFIRAAQADTKLKHLAFYLIEICLVEYEALNYKPSMLCASAIYLARCTMGITPPWTSLLAKHARYEESQIRECAEMILKFHKASKTNLLKVTYDKYGKLGHGRAANIKPLVMLPEYCSHVPC; encoded by the exons ATGGTGACCGCTAAG GGAAGATTGAAGCAGCACGCAAATCAGCCTACCCGGACTCATAAAATGAATAACAGCG GGGAAGTGAAGGATTCCAAGAGTTTCAAGGTTTTTACTGAAGCAGAAAAAGAACAAGTTTGTGATTCCATCAACGACCAAACCAA AGGAGAATTAATTCCACCTAGGAGTGGTGGTTATCTGCTTAATGCCAGTGGTTTAAAA AGTGGCATTGGGCGTTTGGAGACATGCAAAAGAAAGCTAGTTAAGCCTG TAAAGATAAATAATGGAAGAAAAGTTTTGGCTGATATCAGCAATTCGAAGGGTGGCTTTACAAAATCTGAACAAGCGAAAAACTCTAGTACCGA GAAGAGCAAATTCGAGAGAATGCTGTATCCTCAAAG AGATACAGGTGGCCTGGGAAAAAAGAAACCAATTTCATCAGAGCAACATTTGAGG ATTTCTGAAGAAAGTGAAGCTTTGAGATTACCTGTAAAACAAG CTGccaatgaaaatataaaagcCACCTCCTATGAGCAAAGGAGTAAACTTCAAAACCTTGGGTCTATAACTGCAACTGTCag GATATCTGCCAGAATTCCTCTTCATTTGACTAG GAAATCTTTACCAATATACAAACAGGGTAACCTGAGTGAAACAAGTGGCTTGACAAAG AAGAATCCTGAAATGTCAGAGAAATTTAAGGGAAAACATGGCTTTCCTG TGAAGTCTGTTGTTAGGAGAAGTACTATACCAAAACCGATCATTTTGACCAAACCTCCTTGGGGGAGTAGAGCTAGTGATGGATTTGTGATGAA GGCGTCAAGTGCTCAAACGAAGGTGGATGCCAGAGTAGTTTTGCCAAGGAAGTCTGTCaaa ACAAACCCAAAATTCCAGCGGGTCCTTGGTACAAACAAATTGAAATCTGGTTCGGTTGCTTCATCCAAGAAAAAGCAGGACAAGGGCTCTGTATCGAAAGTTATTCCTTCTTCCCTTGAGGAACTTGTTTCAAAGGAGGATCTTTGTGGTGGTGCTAGCGACAGTGATAGAACTTCCACCACAATTGGGAAGAAAAAATCTTATCGCAGGAACTCATACACGCGTCTACTGATGTCTGTGTCAAAG GATGCAATTCCAAAAATTTATGATGATCGCAACCATCTTGAAGTCGCTGAATATGTTAATGATATATATCAGTATTATTGGGTCATGGAG GGacagaatcccttgatgaagaATTATATGGAAATTCAAAAGGAGATTACACCACAAATGCGGGGTATATTAATCAATTGGATTATCGAG GTTCATACGAAGTTTGATTTGATGGAGGAAACACTTTTCCTCACAGTTTTGTTGTTAGACCGTTTCCTGTCCCTTGAGATCATAAAGAAGAATGAAATGCAGTTAGTTGGCCTAACTGCTCTTTTGTTGGCATCAAAATATGAAGACTTTTGGCATCCtcgg GTAGCTGACTTAATAAGCATCTCAGCAGAGACTTACACAAGAGATCAAATGCTTAAAATG GAGAAGGAAATGTTGCGGAGATTGAAGTTCCGCCTTAATGAACCAACTCTCTATGTTTTCATGCTAAGATTTATCAGGGCTGCTCAAGCAGATACCAAG TTGAAACATCTGGCTTTTTACCTCATTGAGATTTGCTTGGTTGAATACGAAGCCTTGAATTACAAACCTTCAATGTTGTGCGCGTCTGCCATCTACCTTGCACGATGTACAATGGGAATTACTCCACCATGGACTTCACTTCTAGCAAAACACGCACGCTATGAAGAATCTCAAATCAG GGAGTGCGCAGAGATGATTCTGAAGTTTCACAAAGCTTCCAAAACAAATCTATTGAAAGTCACTTATGACAAGTATGGAAAGCTTGGCCACGGCAGGGCTGCAAATATAAAGCCTTTGGTAATGCTCCCTGAATACTGTTCCCACGTGCCCTGCTGA
- the LOC140984717 gene encoding putative cyclin-B3-1 isoform X3: MVTAKGRLKQHANQPTRTHKMNNSGEVKDSKSFKVFTEAEKEQVCDSINDQTKGELIPPRSGGYLLNASGLKSGIGRLETCKRKLVKPVKINNGRKVLADISNSKGGFTKSEQAKNSSTEKSKFERMLYPQRDTGGLGKKKPISSEQHLRVCKISEESEALRLPVKQAANENIKATSYEQRSKLQNLGSITATVRISARIPLHLTRKSLPIYKQGNLSETSGLTKKNPEMSEKFKGKHGFPVKSVVRRSTIPKPIILTKPPWGSRASDGFVMKASSAQTKVDARVVLPRKSVKTNPKFQRVLGTNKLKSGSVASSKKKQDKGSVSKVIPSSLEELVSKEDLCGGASDSDRTSTTIGKKKSYRRNSYTRLLMSVSKDAIPKIYDDRNHLEVAEYVNDIYQYYWVMEGQNPLMKNYMEIQKEITPQMRGILINWIIEVHTKFDLMEETLFLTVLLLDRFLSLEIIKKNEMQLVGLTALLLASKYEDFWHPRVADLISISAETYTRDQMLKMEKEMLRRLKFRLNEPTLYVFMLRFIRAAQADTKLKHLAFYLIEICLVEYEALNYKPSMLCASAIYLARCTMGITPPWTSLLAKHARYEESQIRECAEMILKFHKASKTNLLKVTYDKYGKLGHGRAANIKPLVMLPEYCSHVPC; this comes from the exons ATGGTGACCGCTAAG GGAAGATTGAAGCAGCACGCAAATCAGCCTACCCGGACTCATAAAATGAATAACAGCG GGGAAGTGAAGGATTCCAAGAGTTTCAAGGTTTTTACTGAAGCAGAAAAAGAACAAGTTTGTGATTCCATCAACGACCAAACCAA AGGAGAATTAATTCCACCTAGGAGTGGTGGTTATCTGCTTAATGCCAGTGGTTTAAAA AGTGGCATTGGGCGTTTGGAGACATGCAAAAGAAAGCTAGTTAAGCCTG TAAAGATAAATAATGGAAGAAAAGTTTTGGCTGATATCAGCAATTCGAAGGGTGGCTTTACAAAATCTGAACAAGCGAAAAACTCTAGTACCGA GAAGAGCAAATTCGAGAGAATGCTGTATCCTCAAAG AGATACAGGTGGCCTGGGAAAAAAGAAACCAATTTCATCAGAGCAACATTTGAGGGTATGCAAA ATTTCTGAAGAAAGTGAAGCTTTGAGATTACCTGTAAAACAAG CTGccaatgaaaatataaaagcCACCTCCTATGAGCAAAGGAGTAAACTTCAAAACCTTGGGTCTATAACTGCAACTGTCag GATATCTGCCAGAATTCCTCTTCATTTGACTAG GAAATCTTTACCAATATACAAACAGGGTAACCTGAGTGAAACAAGTGGCTTGACAAAG AAGAATCCTGAAATGTCAGAGAAATTTAAGGGAAAACATGGCTTTCCTG TGAAGTCTGTTGTTAGGAGAAGTACTATACCAAAACCGATCATTTTGACCAAACCTCCTTGGGGGAGTAGAGCTAGTGATGGATTTGTGATGAA GGCGTCAAGTGCTCAAACGAAGGTGGATGCCAGAGTAGTTTTGCCAAGGAAGTCTGTCaaa ACAAACCCAAAATTCCAGCGGGTCCTTGGTACAAACAAATTGAAATCTGGTTCGGTTGCTTCATCCAAGAAAAAGCAGGACAAGGGCTCTGTATCGAAAGTTATTCCTTCTTCCCTTGAGGAACTTGTTTCAAAGGAGGATCTTTGTGGTGGTGCTAGCGACAGTGATAGAACTTCCACCACAATTGGGAAGAAAAAATCTTATCGCAGGAACTCATACACGCGTCTACTGATGTCTGTGTCAAAG GATGCAATTCCAAAAATTTATGATGATCGCAACCATCTTGAAGTCGCTGAATATGTTAATGATATATATCAGTATTATTGGGTCATGGAG GGacagaatcccttgatgaagaATTATATGGAAATTCAAAAGGAGATTACACCACAAATGCGGGGTATATTAATCAATTGGATTATCGAG GTTCATACGAAGTTTGATTTGATGGAGGAAACACTTTTCCTCACAGTTTTGTTGTTAGACCGTTTCCTGTCCCTTGAGATCATAAAGAAGAATGAAATGCAGTTAGTTGGCCTAACTGCTCTTTTGTTGGCATCAAAATATGAAGACTTTTGGCATCCtcgg GTAGCTGACTTAATAAGCATCTCAGCAGAGACTTACACAAGAGATCAAATGCTTAAAATG GAGAAGGAAATGTTGCGGAGATTGAAGTTCCGCCTTAATGAACCAACTCTCTATGTTTTCATGCTAAGATTTATCAGGGCTGCTCAAGCAGATACCAAG TTGAAACATCTGGCTTTTTACCTCATTGAGATTTGCTTGGTTGAATACGAAGCCTTGAATTACAAACCTTCAATGTTGTGCGCGTCTGCCATCTACCTTGCACGATGTACAATGGGAATTACTCCACCATGGACTTCACTTCTAGCAAAACACGCACGCTATGAAGAATCTCAAATCAG GGAGTGCGCAGAGATGATTCTGAAGTTTCACAAAGCTTCCAAAACAAATCTATTGAAAGTCACTTATGACAAGTATGGAAAGCTTGGCCACGGCAGGGCTGCAAATATAAAGCCTTTGGTAATGCTCCCTGAATACTGTTCCCACGTGCCCTGCTGA
- the LOC140984717 gene encoding putative cyclin-B3-1 isoform X1, with translation MVTAKGRLKQHANQPTRTHKMNNSGEVKDSKSFKVFTEAEKEQVCDSINDQTKGELIPPRSGGYLLNASGLKSGIGRLETCKRKLVKPVKINNGRKVLADISNSKGGFTKSEQAKNSSTEKSKFERMLYPQRDTGGLGKKKPISSEQHLRVCKISEESEALRLPVKQGNVRSDLITVATRNQTIRKSANENIKATSYEQRSKLQNLGSITATVRISARIPLHLTRKSLPIYKQGNLSETSGLTKKNPEMSEKFKGKHGFPVKSVVRRSTIPKPIILTKPPWGSRASDGFVMKASSAQTKVDARVVLPRKSVKTNPKFQRVLGTNKLKSGSVASSKKKQDKGSVSKVIPSSLEELVSKEDLCGGASDSDRTSTTIGKKKSYRRNSYTRLLMSVSKDAIPKIYDDRNHLEVAEYVNDIYQYYWVMEGQNPLMKNYMEIQKEITPQMRGILINWIIEVHTKFDLMEETLFLTVLLLDRFLSLEIIKKNEMQLVGLTALLLASKYEDFWHPRVADLISISAETYTRDQMLKMEKEMLRRLKFRLNEPTLYVFMLRFIRAAQADTKLKHLAFYLIEICLVEYEALNYKPSMLCASAIYLARCTMGITPPWTSLLAKHARYEESQIRECAEMILKFHKASKTNLLKVTYDKYGKLGHGRAANIKPLVMLPEYCSHVPC, from the exons ATGGTGACCGCTAAG GGAAGATTGAAGCAGCACGCAAATCAGCCTACCCGGACTCATAAAATGAATAACAGCG GGGAAGTGAAGGATTCCAAGAGTTTCAAGGTTTTTACTGAAGCAGAAAAAGAACAAGTTTGTGATTCCATCAACGACCAAACCAA AGGAGAATTAATTCCACCTAGGAGTGGTGGTTATCTGCTTAATGCCAGTGGTTTAAAA AGTGGCATTGGGCGTTTGGAGACATGCAAAAGAAAGCTAGTTAAGCCTG TAAAGATAAATAATGGAAGAAAAGTTTTGGCTGATATCAGCAATTCGAAGGGTGGCTTTACAAAATCTGAACAAGCGAAAAACTCTAGTACCGA GAAGAGCAAATTCGAGAGAATGCTGTATCCTCAAAG AGATACAGGTGGCCTGGGAAAAAAGAAACCAATTTCATCAGAGCAACATTTGAGGGTATGCAAA ATTTCTGAAGAAAGTGAAGCTTTGAGATTACCTGTAAAACAAGGTAATGTAAGGTCAGATTTGATTACAGTTGCAACAAGAAATCAAACTATAAGAAAGT CTGccaatgaaaatataaaagcCACCTCCTATGAGCAAAGGAGTAAACTTCAAAACCTTGGGTCTATAACTGCAACTGTCag GATATCTGCCAGAATTCCTCTTCATTTGACTAG GAAATCTTTACCAATATACAAACAGGGTAACCTGAGTGAAACAAGTGGCTTGACAAAG AAGAATCCTGAAATGTCAGAGAAATTTAAGGGAAAACATGGCTTTCCTG TGAAGTCTGTTGTTAGGAGAAGTACTATACCAAAACCGATCATTTTGACCAAACCTCCTTGGGGGAGTAGAGCTAGTGATGGATTTGTGATGAA GGCGTCAAGTGCTCAAACGAAGGTGGATGCCAGAGTAGTTTTGCCAAGGAAGTCTGTCaaa ACAAACCCAAAATTCCAGCGGGTCCTTGGTACAAACAAATTGAAATCTGGTTCGGTTGCTTCATCCAAGAAAAAGCAGGACAAGGGCTCTGTATCGAAAGTTATTCCTTCTTCCCTTGAGGAACTTGTTTCAAAGGAGGATCTTTGTGGTGGTGCTAGCGACAGTGATAGAACTTCCACCACAATTGGGAAGAAAAAATCTTATCGCAGGAACTCATACACGCGTCTACTGATGTCTGTGTCAAAG GATGCAATTCCAAAAATTTATGATGATCGCAACCATCTTGAAGTCGCTGAATATGTTAATGATATATATCAGTATTATTGGGTCATGGAG GGacagaatcccttgatgaagaATTATATGGAAATTCAAAAGGAGATTACACCACAAATGCGGGGTATATTAATCAATTGGATTATCGAG GTTCATACGAAGTTTGATTTGATGGAGGAAACACTTTTCCTCACAGTTTTGTTGTTAGACCGTTTCCTGTCCCTTGAGATCATAAAGAAGAATGAAATGCAGTTAGTTGGCCTAACTGCTCTTTTGTTGGCATCAAAATATGAAGACTTTTGGCATCCtcgg GTAGCTGACTTAATAAGCATCTCAGCAGAGACTTACACAAGAGATCAAATGCTTAAAATG GAGAAGGAAATGTTGCGGAGATTGAAGTTCCGCCTTAATGAACCAACTCTCTATGTTTTCATGCTAAGATTTATCAGGGCTGCTCAAGCAGATACCAAG TTGAAACATCTGGCTTTTTACCTCATTGAGATTTGCTTGGTTGAATACGAAGCCTTGAATTACAAACCTTCAATGTTGTGCGCGTCTGCCATCTACCTTGCACGATGTACAATGGGAATTACTCCACCATGGACTTCACTTCTAGCAAAACACGCACGCTATGAAGAATCTCAAATCAG GGAGTGCGCAGAGATGATTCTGAAGTTTCACAAAGCTTCCAAAACAAATCTATTGAAAGTCACTTATGACAAGTATGGAAAGCTTGGCCACGGCAGGGCTGCAAATATAAAGCCTTTGGTAATGCTCCCTGAATACTGTTCCCACGTGCCCTGCTGA
- the LOC140984717 gene encoding putative cyclin-B3-1 isoform X4, translating into MNNSGEVKDSKSFKVFTEAEKEQVCDSINDQTKGELIPPRSGGYLLNASGLKSGIGRLETCKRKLVKPVKINNGRKVLADISNSKGGFTKSEQAKNSSTEKSKFERMLYPQRDTGGLGKKKPISSEQHLRVCKISEESEALRLPVKQGNVRSDLITVATRNQTIRKSANENIKATSYEQRSKLQNLGSITATVRISARIPLHLTRKSLPIYKQGNLSETSGLTKKNPEMSEKFKGKHGFPVKSVVRRSTIPKPIILTKPPWGSRASDGFVMKASSAQTKVDARVVLPRKSVKTNPKFQRVLGTNKLKSGSVASSKKKQDKGSVSKVIPSSLEELVSKEDLCGGASDSDRTSTTIGKKKSYRRNSYTRLLMSVSKDAIPKIYDDRNHLEVAEYVNDIYQYYWVMEGQNPLMKNYMEIQKEITPQMRGILINWIIEVHTKFDLMEETLFLTVLLLDRFLSLEIIKKNEMQLVGLTALLLASKYEDFWHPRVADLISISAETYTRDQMLKMEKEMLRRLKFRLNEPTLYVFMLRFIRAAQADTKLKHLAFYLIEICLVEYEALNYKPSMLCASAIYLARCTMGITPPWTSLLAKHARYEESQIRECAEMILKFHKASKTNLLKVTYDKYGKLGHGRAANIKPLVMLPEYCSHVPC; encoded by the exons ATGAATAACAGCG GGGAAGTGAAGGATTCCAAGAGTTTCAAGGTTTTTACTGAAGCAGAAAAAGAACAAGTTTGTGATTCCATCAACGACCAAACCAA AGGAGAATTAATTCCACCTAGGAGTGGTGGTTATCTGCTTAATGCCAGTGGTTTAAAA AGTGGCATTGGGCGTTTGGAGACATGCAAAAGAAAGCTAGTTAAGCCTG TAAAGATAAATAATGGAAGAAAAGTTTTGGCTGATATCAGCAATTCGAAGGGTGGCTTTACAAAATCTGAACAAGCGAAAAACTCTAGTACCGA GAAGAGCAAATTCGAGAGAATGCTGTATCCTCAAAG AGATACAGGTGGCCTGGGAAAAAAGAAACCAATTTCATCAGAGCAACATTTGAGGGTATGCAAA ATTTCTGAAGAAAGTGAAGCTTTGAGATTACCTGTAAAACAAGGTAATGTAAGGTCAGATTTGATTACAGTTGCAACAAGAAATCAAACTATAAGAAAGT CTGccaatgaaaatataaaagcCACCTCCTATGAGCAAAGGAGTAAACTTCAAAACCTTGGGTCTATAACTGCAACTGTCag GATATCTGCCAGAATTCCTCTTCATTTGACTAG GAAATCTTTACCAATATACAAACAGGGTAACCTGAGTGAAACAAGTGGCTTGACAAAG AAGAATCCTGAAATGTCAGAGAAATTTAAGGGAAAACATGGCTTTCCTG TGAAGTCTGTTGTTAGGAGAAGTACTATACCAAAACCGATCATTTTGACCAAACCTCCTTGGGGGAGTAGAGCTAGTGATGGATTTGTGATGAA GGCGTCAAGTGCTCAAACGAAGGTGGATGCCAGAGTAGTTTTGCCAAGGAAGTCTGTCaaa ACAAACCCAAAATTCCAGCGGGTCCTTGGTACAAACAAATTGAAATCTGGTTCGGTTGCTTCATCCAAGAAAAAGCAGGACAAGGGCTCTGTATCGAAAGTTATTCCTTCTTCCCTTGAGGAACTTGTTTCAAAGGAGGATCTTTGTGGTGGTGCTAGCGACAGTGATAGAACTTCCACCACAATTGGGAAGAAAAAATCTTATCGCAGGAACTCATACACGCGTCTACTGATGTCTGTGTCAAAG GATGCAATTCCAAAAATTTATGATGATCGCAACCATCTTGAAGTCGCTGAATATGTTAATGATATATATCAGTATTATTGGGTCATGGAG GGacagaatcccttgatgaagaATTATATGGAAATTCAAAAGGAGATTACACCACAAATGCGGGGTATATTAATCAATTGGATTATCGAG GTTCATACGAAGTTTGATTTGATGGAGGAAACACTTTTCCTCACAGTTTTGTTGTTAGACCGTTTCCTGTCCCTTGAGATCATAAAGAAGAATGAAATGCAGTTAGTTGGCCTAACTGCTCTTTTGTTGGCATCAAAATATGAAGACTTTTGGCATCCtcgg GTAGCTGACTTAATAAGCATCTCAGCAGAGACTTACACAAGAGATCAAATGCTTAAAATG GAGAAGGAAATGTTGCGGAGATTGAAGTTCCGCCTTAATGAACCAACTCTCTATGTTTTCATGCTAAGATTTATCAGGGCTGCTCAAGCAGATACCAAG TTGAAACATCTGGCTTTTTACCTCATTGAGATTTGCTTGGTTGAATACGAAGCCTTGAATTACAAACCTTCAATGTTGTGCGCGTCTGCCATCTACCTTGCACGATGTACAATGGGAATTACTCCACCATGGACTTCACTTCTAGCAAAACACGCACGCTATGAAGAATCTCAAATCAG GGAGTGCGCAGAGATGATTCTGAAGTTTCACAAAGCTTCCAAAACAAATCTATTGAAAGTCACTTATGACAAGTATGGAAAGCTTGGCCACGGCAGGGCTGCAAATATAAAGCCTTTGGTAATGCTCCCTGAATACTGTTCCCACGTGCCCTGCTGA
- the LOC140984717 gene encoding putative cyclin-B3-1 isoform X2 → MVTAKGRLKQHANQPTRTHKMNNSGEVKDSKSFKVFTEAEKEQVCDSINDQTKGELIPPRSGGYLLNASGLKSGIGRLETCKRKLVKPVKINNGRKVLADISNSKGGFTKSEQAKNSSTEKSKFERMLYPQRDTGGLGKKKPISSEQHLRISEESEALRLPVKQGNVRSDLITVATRNQTIRKSANENIKATSYEQRSKLQNLGSITATVRISARIPLHLTRKSLPIYKQGNLSETSGLTKKNPEMSEKFKGKHGFPVKSVVRRSTIPKPIILTKPPWGSRASDGFVMKASSAQTKVDARVVLPRKSVKTNPKFQRVLGTNKLKSGSVASSKKKQDKGSVSKVIPSSLEELVSKEDLCGGASDSDRTSTTIGKKKSYRRNSYTRLLMSVSKDAIPKIYDDRNHLEVAEYVNDIYQYYWVMEGQNPLMKNYMEIQKEITPQMRGILINWIIEVHTKFDLMEETLFLTVLLLDRFLSLEIIKKNEMQLVGLTALLLASKYEDFWHPRVADLISISAETYTRDQMLKMEKEMLRRLKFRLNEPTLYVFMLRFIRAAQADTKLKHLAFYLIEICLVEYEALNYKPSMLCASAIYLARCTMGITPPWTSLLAKHARYEESQIRECAEMILKFHKASKTNLLKVTYDKYGKLGHGRAANIKPLVMLPEYCSHVPC, encoded by the exons ATGGTGACCGCTAAG GGAAGATTGAAGCAGCACGCAAATCAGCCTACCCGGACTCATAAAATGAATAACAGCG GGGAAGTGAAGGATTCCAAGAGTTTCAAGGTTTTTACTGAAGCAGAAAAAGAACAAGTTTGTGATTCCATCAACGACCAAACCAA AGGAGAATTAATTCCACCTAGGAGTGGTGGTTATCTGCTTAATGCCAGTGGTTTAAAA AGTGGCATTGGGCGTTTGGAGACATGCAAAAGAAAGCTAGTTAAGCCTG TAAAGATAAATAATGGAAGAAAAGTTTTGGCTGATATCAGCAATTCGAAGGGTGGCTTTACAAAATCTGAACAAGCGAAAAACTCTAGTACCGA GAAGAGCAAATTCGAGAGAATGCTGTATCCTCAAAG AGATACAGGTGGCCTGGGAAAAAAGAAACCAATTTCATCAGAGCAACATTTGAGG ATTTCTGAAGAAAGTGAAGCTTTGAGATTACCTGTAAAACAAGGTAATGTAAGGTCAGATTTGATTACAGTTGCAACAAGAAATCAAACTATAAGAAAGT CTGccaatgaaaatataaaagcCACCTCCTATGAGCAAAGGAGTAAACTTCAAAACCTTGGGTCTATAACTGCAACTGTCag GATATCTGCCAGAATTCCTCTTCATTTGACTAG GAAATCTTTACCAATATACAAACAGGGTAACCTGAGTGAAACAAGTGGCTTGACAAAG AAGAATCCTGAAATGTCAGAGAAATTTAAGGGAAAACATGGCTTTCCTG TGAAGTCTGTTGTTAGGAGAAGTACTATACCAAAACCGATCATTTTGACCAAACCTCCTTGGGGGAGTAGAGCTAGTGATGGATTTGTGATGAA GGCGTCAAGTGCTCAAACGAAGGTGGATGCCAGAGTAGTTTTGCCAAGGAAGTCTGTCaaa ACAAACCCAAAATTCCAGCGGGTCCTTGGTACAAACAAATTGAAATCTGGTTCGGTTGCTTCATCCAAGAAAAAGCAGGACAAGGGCTCTGTATCGAAAGTTATTCCTTCTTCCCTTGAGGAACTTGTTTCAAAGGAGGATCTTTGTGGTGGTGCTAGCGACAGTGATAGAACTTCCACCACAATTGGGAAGAAAAAATCTTATCGCAGGAACTCATACACGCGTCTACTGATGTCTGTGTCAAAG GATGCAATTCCAAAAATTTATGATGATCGCAACCATCTTGAAGTCGCTGAATATGTTAATGATATATATCAGTATTATTGGGTCATGGAG GGacagaatcccttgatgaagaATTATATGGAAATTCAAAAGGAGATTACACCACAAATGCGGGGTATATTAATCAATTGGATTATCGAG GTTCATACGAAGTTTGATTTGATGGAGGAAACACTTTTCCTCACAGTTTTGTTGTTAGACCGTTTCCTGTCCCTTGAGATCATAAAGAAGAATGAAATGCAGTTAGTTGGCCTAACTGCTCTTTTGTTGGCATCAAAATATGAAGACTTTTGGCATCCtcgg GTAGCTGACTTAATAAGCATCTCAGCAGAGACTTACACAAGAGATCAAATGCTTAAAATG GAGAAGGAAATGTTGCGGAGATTGAAGTTCCGCCTTAATGAACCAACTCTCTATGTTTTCATGCTAAGATTTATCAGGGCTGCTCAAGCAGATACCAAG TTGAAACATCTGGCTTTTTACCTCATTGAGATTTGCTTGGTTGAATACGAAGCCTTGAATTACAAACCTTCAATGTTGTGCGCGTCTGCCATCTACCTTGCACGATGTACAATGGGAATTACTCCACCATGGACTTCACTTCTAGCAAAACACGCACGCTATGAAGAATCTCAAATCAG GGAGTGCGCAGAGATGATTCTGAAGTTTCACAAAGCTTCCAAAACAAATCTATTGAAAGTCACTTATGACAAGTATGGAAAGCTTGGCCACGGCAGGGCTGCAAATATAAAGCCTTTGGTAATGCTCCCTGAATACTGTTCCCACGTGCCCTGCTGA